From Spirosoma aerolatum, one genomic window encodes:
- a CDS encoding DUF1648 domain-containing protein gives MSIKLKVQLLSYALTGLPILAIALVWNRLPDRLPLHFDEHGQADQFGTRQQWLTNLVWSLFLLNLLRRFFMYWANRQQNLRAKQRVILCLLTAGFLTGVSFLLIAQGVWGVSLYQQWTPVLFFLLGSGLVYYSVPPDLPLEQKEPHFVNLTLVRQLANRQRMHMLSRLVTVRVNLLAVLIMVFVPGQDRWSVGILANLLAVVGLAGLSIYLRRNDD, from the coding sequence ATGTCTATTAAGTTGAAAGTCCAACTGCTGAGTTATGCGCTGACTGGCTTGCCGATTCTGGCCATTGCACTCGTCTGGAATCGGCTGCCAGATCGGTTACCCCTGCATTTTGATGAGCATGGCCAGGCCGATCAGTTCGGCACCCGTCAACAATGGCTAACCAACTTGGTCTGGTCGTTATTTTTGTTGAACCTACTTCGAAGGTTTTTTATGTACTGGGCCAATCGTCAACAGAATCTTCGTGCCAAACAACGCGTCATCCTCTGTCTACTCACGGCCGGATTTTTGACAGGGGTTTCGTTTCTACTGATCGCGCAGGGAGTGTGGGGCGTATCGCTTTATCAGCAATGGACACCCGTATTGTTTTTTCTGCTTGGCAGTGGCCTTGTTTACTATAGTGTGCCCCCTGATCTGCCTCTGGAGCAAAAAGAGCCGCACTTCGTTAACCTGACCCTGGTCAGGCAACTGGCCAACCGCCAGCGGATGCATATGCTATCGAGATTAGTGACCGTGCGGGTTAATTTGCTGGCCGTTCTGATCATGGTATTTGTTCCCGGTCAGGACCGATGGTCGGTGGGTATTCTGGCTAACCTGCTCGCCGTAGTTGGTTTAGCGGGTCTTTCCATTTACCTGCGTCGAAACGATGATTAA